GGCACCAGTCGTCCAGCAGCATTCTTTACAAATTCATACTTTTTTTTCATCGTTAACCTTTTTTTAAACCACAGAGATCACAGAGGACACGGAGTAAAATGTCTGGTAAAGCTTGCTTGTGCTTATCTCTGGTGAGTTGAGGTTCGAATCCATATTTATTTAATCTTTTCCATTTTGCTGCTAAAGAGAAGTTGAGAGTATCGAGCTATATATTGTTTAGTACTCTCTTAATTCCGTCTTTCAGTAGTTTGACATTAAAGTTAATGATCAAGCCCAGATGTTTGTTACTTAGTTTTAGATAAGTCAATGTTTGAGCCAGGTGTACATCGGAAATCTTCTCAACGGCTTTTAATTCCACAATGATTAGATCATTAACAAGAAGATCAATTCGGTAACCAACACTTAGTTTCTGACCCTTATAGATGACATTTATAGGTGCTTGTTGTAGAACCTGTAGATTTTTTAGCACACTTAATTCATAATACAGGGCGGCTTCATACGTTGACTCAAATAATCCTGGTCCGAGATTTCTGTGCACTTCAATCGCCGCACCGATGATTATCTCTGATAATTCATTGAGCTTTGCTAATTCTTCTTTACTCATACGATTGGATCTTTGACCATTAAC
The sequence above is drawn from the Candidatus Neomarinimicrobiota bacterium genome and encodes:
- a CDS encoding GxxExxY protein; translation: MSKEELAKLNELSEIIIGAAIEVHRNLGPGLFESTYEAALYYELSVLKNLQVLQQAPINVIYKGQKLSVGYRIDLLVNDLIIVELKAVEKISDVHLAQTLTYLKLSNKHLGLIINFNVKLLKDGIKRVLNNI